Below is a window of Lacrimispora xylanolytica DNA.
ATTTATCGGTCTCTCTGATATGGCGGGCAGCTTCAATTCCGTTTTGCTGGGACATTTCAATATCCAGATATATGAGGTCAAATATGTTTCCCTGGCGGATATATTTTTCAAGCATAACACCATCAAAAAATACATCGATTTCTATTTCAATTCCATTAGCTTCCGCTTCAGCTCTTAATGTTTTTTCTAACATACCTGTGAACAGAAAATCATCATCACAAATTGCGACTCGTAACATATTCTCACTTCCTTAATTTAGTTTTTACAACAGTTTCCATTACTTGCCAAGCATCAAGGGGGTGTGCTTTGTAATCGGCATGATTTTCCGGGTATATCCCGAAAAATATGGTAACAAACAACATATATTATACTATATAATTGTTTTATTTTGTATAGAAGTATTAGCTATAGTATGAATAAAAAATGAGAGAAATGGAATAAGGAAAAATTACAAATAACCTCGTAATTTCAACAAGTTAAGTATTTTGTAAGGGAAATGTTATATTTTCGTATTGCTCTGCAAAGCAGAAGCACAATCTGACATATTATTACAGATGGAAGTGAGGTGATGCTATTTGAATTTATATTTGTTTTTACTACTTGCGGTGGGGATGCTTATTTTAATCACGTATTTGTTCTTTACCATCTTTGATAAAGATTTTTTAATAAAGTCAGATAGAAAAATTTACAATATAAATTTTATTATTACGATTATCATTACCAATTATTTAGAATGGAGTGAAATTAAATTCCAATATAGTAATGAATTTCTGCTGGAAAATTTGATTTCCCTATTTAATCTAATCAATATATTGCTTTGTCTGACCCTTTTGCTGTTAATAATCTTTGCAAAAGACCGGAATGAAATCAAAAAAAGAGGTTAATTCATTCTTTGAAGTAATAGGTGGAAAAAATTACATGCAGTACCGTTATTATTACATTGTGATATATTTTTTGTACCAAGATACTATAATGAACCCATCTTATAGAATATGATGGAGGTAGTTACTATGAAAAGTAAAACAAACAATACAGCAAAATTCATGGAGAAGCTGGCTAGAAAGTCTTTAGAGCTGGCAGCAGAAAGCAGATGCATGTACATATACCATCAACCTAAGATGCCTGCAGAGCTAAAGCAGTTTAAGAAATAGTCTGCTGAGATTTTTCACTCGTTTGCTCACTCCCATTATGGAATCATAAAAAATGGCTATACTCTTTGTATATTTCCAAATGGAAAAAGGAGGAAGCAAATGAGAATTCCAAAGCACATTGGAATCATACCTGATGGAAACCGGCGCTGGGCACTGGAGCAGGGAATGAAAAAAGAAGACGGATATGATAATGGAATTTCTCCGGGAATGGACCTATATTATATCTGTAAAGATATGGGAATTGAAGAAATGACCTTTTACGGCTTTACTGCGGATAACACCAAGCGTCCCACCACACAGCGGGAGGCATTCTCAGAAGCATGTATCAAAGCGGTAGAGAGATTATCAAAAGAAGACGCAGAGCTTCTGGTACTGGGAAAAACATCATCAGCCATGTTTCCTGAGAGATTAAAGCCCTATACCACCAGATCCAGATTTGGTGAAGGAGGCATGAAAATTAATTTTCTCATAAACTATAGCTGGGAGTGGGATTTAGGGCTTCAAGACGGAGCCATAGGACCTCAGTTAAAGACCTCTGATGTTTCAAGAATTGATTTGGTGATCCGCTGGGGCGGACGGAGAAGGTTGTCTGGTTTTTTACCCGTTCAATCGGTCTATTCAGACATGTACATTGTAGATGATTACTGGCCTGATTTCAGACCGCAGCATATTTATGATGCTGTAGAATGGTATTCCAGACAGGATGTGACCCTAGGGGGGTAATGAGTATTCGTTTCCATAGAAAAAAGCAGCGGTTTTATTCTTAAATCCGCTGCTTTTTTATGATATAGGAAAGTTTTGCGAACTCCCCTATATCATAAAAAGCACTCCGTGCAGGATGCACATGACGCTTAAGAGGAAGATGTCACTAAAGTGACGGCGCGTCAGCGCCAGAGTCTGACAAGTCAGACTCTTTCTAGCTTATATCATCAGGAAGCCTGCAATTCCAAGAACTGCAAGGCAGCTGAAATTAAGAACCGTAAAATGAATTAAAAACTTTGCCTTATTCTCACCATACTGGCTGCTGTAAAGAGAATAGGCGATAATGCTGGCAAGGGAAGCCACCGGTGTGCCAAGCCCTCCGATGTTCACTCCGTAATAAAGAGCCTTGGCATGGGAGCTAAAGGGGGCAATTGCAATGGTTGCCGGAACATTGCTTATGAACTGACTCAGCAAAAGAGAGTAAATATAAGTTGCCTTGGGCGTATGAACCAGGTCGGAGAGATATTGATTTAATTGTGGAATATGTGATACATTTCCGACAGCTACAAAAATAAATACAAAAGTAAATATCAATTGATAATTAGCCTGTTTTAACAGCTTTTTGTTTGTGATTAAGGTGGATAAAATCACGATGGGAAATACAGCCAGATAAGGAATTAAATTAAATACACTTAGAATAACAAGAATCAGTAAAAGGCTATAAAACCCCATTCCTTTTTTATTCTGAATCCTTACATCCTCCATTTCAAACTGTATCTTCTTTGACTTAACAATAAAACCAAGTAAAACAAGGAGCACCAGGCTAAGAATACAAAGCGGCAGAGAGAATCCAAGAAACGTTTTCGTACTCATCTTATAAAAGGAGAATAAAAACAGATTCTGTGGATTTCCAAAGGGTGTCATGCTGCTTCCTAAATTAGCGGCTATGGTAACCAGTACACAAGGAATCACAATATCATAACTGCTTTTTTTAGAGATAATAATTAAAATCGGTACAATGGCAAGCAAGGTAACGTCATTGGTAAGGAGCATGGAAACGAGAAAAGAGGTGAGACAAAGTGCCATGGTAAGAGCGCGCTCTGTTTTACAGCTTTTACACACCTTGGTGGCGATATACTGAAGAAAATGAAACTGATCGAATGCGTCTACCACAATCATTAATTCAAACAGGCAGACGATAACTTTAAAATCAATATATTCCCACCTTGGTAATTGAAAAAAAGAAGAAATGATTGCTGCAAATAGGGAAACGGAGAAAATCACGTTACTGGTCACATACTGTTTTATCTTTATCCAGGTCTGTACCAGATGATTCCCTGGATGTTTATCCATGGGCAATTCTTGCTGTATCATATATTAATGTCCTTTATGAGTATAATTTTAGTCTGACCTTTTTGAAATCATTTGCATTATATGCACTTTCATAGTCCATGTCAAGCTATTTATAAAGCCTGCAGGTCATTCCTCATAATCCTTTTTTAAGACAAGGCTCCTTAACTCATTTCTGCGAAGAAGAAATGGAAGCAGAGTACCGGCAATCAACAGGCTGAAACTGTTCTGGACAAGGTTAAGAGGAATATTTAAGAGGGCAGCGGATTTGCCATAAACCACACATTCAAATAAGAAATAACCTCCGGTGACAATTGTGCTGCATGTGAGGCCGGAACTTATAAAAGGAACAAGCCGGAAGGAAACGATTCCACTTCTTTTTATCAGCCTCTGATAGAGGTATCCAGAAAAGAAGGAAGCCAGTGCCTTTATGATTAAGGTAGCAGGAGCATAGAAAGCATAGCCGGATAAAAAGTCTGCCATCATAGAGCCAATCCCGGCAGAAATTCCTCCTGTCATTGGCCCTAATAGAATCCCGCTGATTAAAACCAGACCGTCTCCCAGATGAATATAGCCGTTAAAGGCTGATGGAATATGAATTACCATAGTGGCTACGGTAATCAGTGAAGCCATGAAAGCCCCGTATACGATTTTTTTAGTTCCCATGGATTTCATGATGTTCCCTCCTTTCGTAGTGCTCTTAGAAATAATTTAAGTCTATCATAATGAATCATTGGCATTATTCAAATATCCAATTTGAATAAAATCATACATACCAGTTTTTAAGGATTGGATGTATTCTTCCTGAGAATGAGAATATTTGCTTGATATTCTTCCTCCAAATAAATATAATAGAAATTAGACCAGGACTGGCTTTTAAGGCCATTAAAGGTTAAGAATTTATGCTATGCTGAATGGTATCTATAGAAAAAGTTATAGATATAAGCGAATTCATTACAAAAGACTTATATTACGAGAGAAATACGGAGGTGTTCCCATGAAAAAGGAATGGACAGAAGAGGATCACTGCCCTTATTGCAAACGGCATTGCTCATTAAAAGACCCTCATTGCGGAAAAGGAAAATCTCTTGCAAAATCCATAACAGTAAAAAAGGACAGCATGAAAGCAAAGGCTGTGAAAGCGATTGATAAGGAAGAATTAAAAAAGCTTCAGTCTGATCTTAAATTATTTGTTCTTTATGAGAAAGCAAATGAATGTCTTATGAAAAAGGCAGATGGAAAGAATAAGGGAAAGAAGTTAAAGGGCTACATATTAAATATACTGGCAGAAAACAATGGCATCTCTCCAACGGAATTAAAGGAATCTTCCGGTCTGTTAAAGGAAGAATTAAAAAGGGTTCTGGAAAAGCTTTCTAATAGAAAAGAAATATCCATTCAGGATTCTAAGGAGAACGGCAAAAAGATATTGCTGACGGAAAAAGGCAGGGAAGCAGTGAATTTACAGCTGTACGGGCTGGAGAATGGAAGCGATGAGCTGTTTTCTGTTTTAGGAGAAGAAGAAAAGGAAAATCTGGAAATAATTCTTAGGAAGTTAATAGGGTCTGTGGAATAAGCAAAGGTTGTGTTTCCAGATTATTTGTAGTACAATGCTTTTTGGTGTTTATATTCTGAAAAGTAAGTAATTTGTGTAAATGTTGCAGGAGGGGGACCTATGAAAAATCAGGCCGCAAGCAGCAGTGTAATCCGCAGAATCATGGCATATTTATTCTGTTTTGCACTGCTGTCGTCTGAATTTAATATTTTTAATATCGACATTGGCCGAAAGCTGCCCCATCCTGTGAAAAAGACGGTGTCTGAGAAGGGGGCCAGCCATAAGGGCGTCAAGGGCATCATAGAGTATATCGGTTTTGACGAAGAAGCAAGTGGAGAGATGATGAGCCCCTCCATTGGCAGAGCTTCCTTTGGAGTGATGCCAATGAAGTACTTAATCATGAGAGCGGAACTTCTTTTTATTCCTCTGATCCTGTGGGCTGTAATCACGGTATTATTGCAGGACGGCTATATAGGGAAAATGTTTCTGATACGGTTTATCCACGATTCAGATGGAGAAAAAGAAAGCTTAAGGTTCGTTCATCCATTATGTCAAAATTAAAAGTAGAAAAGAGGATACGATATGAAACCAGGAAAGAAAATGCTTACTGGGATCTTGGTTGCCTTGGCAGCCCTCTGCGCTCTCGCAGTGTTTGGTCTTGGAAGCGATGTGAAGGGTATCTTAGATATGCGTTACGGCATAGATATCCGAGGCGGTGTGGAGGCGATCTTTGAGCCTCAGGATTTAAACAGAAAGCCAACGGAAGCAGAGCTCCAGACAGCGAGAGAGATTATTGAAACCCGTATGGATAACCAGAATATTTCAGACCGTGAAGTAACGGTTGATAAAAATGCCGGTTATATCATCGTTCAGTTCCCCTGGAAGTCCGGTGAGACAAACTTTAATCCAGAGGATGCCATTGCAGAACTCGGTGAGATGGCTGAGCTTACCTTCCGGGATCCAGACGGCAAAGTTTTAATTCAGGGTAAGAATGTTAAGACAGCAGCACCAGAAACCGTCACCAACAACGGTATCAAAGCATATGAAGTAGCACTTAGCTTTGATCAGGAAGGTGCAAAGCTCTTTGAAGATGCCACTGGTAATTTAATCGGCAAACGCATGAGCATTTACATGGATAACGACCTTATTTCAAGCCCGACCGTTCAGACAAAGATTTCCGGCGGACAGGCTGTGATTACAGGTATGAAGGATTATAATGAAGCAAAAAGCCTTGCCGAGAAGATCAACGCAGGTGCGCTTCCATTTTCCCTTGCAACCTCTAATTTCTCTACCATCAGCCCTGCTCTTGGTAACAATGCCTTAAATATTATGATCTATGCAGGAATTGCAGCATTCTTCATCATTTGTGTATTTATGATCGGGTTCTACAAGCTTCCAGGTGTTACCGCCTGCATTACCCTGTTCATGCAGATGATCATTCAGATGCTTGCGATCTCCATTCCTCAGTATACACTGACCCTTCCAGGTATAGCAGGTATCATCCTGACCCTTGGTATGACGGTGGATACCAATATTATTACATCAGAGCGTATCTCTGATGAGCTGAAAAAGGGTGCCTCCATCAAAGGCGCAGTTACTTATGGATATAAGAATGCATTCTCATCCGTATTTGATGGTAATGTAACAGCCGCCATCATTGCTGCCATCCTTATGGCTTTAGGTTCAGGTACCATGTTAAGCTTTGGTTATACTCTTATGATCGGTATGATCGTAAACCTTTTTGTAGGTATTTGGGTTTCCAAGCATCTTCTGTTATCCTTCATCGAAAACAAGAAGTTTAATGATATGAAACACTTCCGTGTGAGAAAGGATATTAAGACCATACCGTTCTACCAGAAGAAGTATATATTTGCCATTATTTCAGGCGTTATTACCATTGCAGGTATTGCAGGCTGCTTTACAAAGGGAATTGCACTTGATACCCAGTTTACCGGTGGTGCTGTTTTAAGCTACTCCGTATCCAATGAAGCAGATACAGAAAAGATTCAGGCAGCCGTAGAGAAAGAGACCAACAGACCGGTAACTGTCCAGATTAAAGAGGACAACATGACCGGACTTAAGAGACTTTCTGTTACCTTTGCAGGAAATGCAGGTATGTCTCCGGATGAACAGAAGGCCATTACAGAAGCTATCAACACAACTTCCGATAAGGTTGATGCAAAGCTTTCTGAGACCTACGTGGTTGAGCCTTACATCGGTGCCAAAGCGCTCAGGAATGCAGGACTTGCCATTGGGCTTGCACTTCTCTTTATTATCGTTTATGTATGGGTCAGATTCTCTGCTATTTCAGGTCTGCCCGCTGGAATCACTGCTATGATCGCCCTGTTCCATGATACGATGGTCGTGTTCTTTGCCTTTGTACTATTTGGAATTCCGTTAAACGATGCCTTTGTGGCGGTGGTACTGACGATTATCGGTTATTCTATTAACGATACCATTGTTATTTATGATAGAATCCGTGAGAACAAAAAGAATGACAGCAAAATGTCCGTCGTGGATCTTGTTAACATAAGTACAAGCCAGACTCTTGGCAGATCCATTAATACATCCATGGCAACCGCCATCTGTGTTGTGGTCATCATGGTTGCTTCCATGTACTTCCAGATTGAGTCCATCATTGAATTCTCTCTGCCAATGCTATTTGGTGTTATCACCGGATGCTATTCCTCTATCTGTGTTGCCGGTACCTTATGGGCAATGTGGGAGAAGAAAAAAGAAAAATAAAATCATAAAACCGGAATATCATGCTATACATGGTGTTCCGGTTTTATTTTATTCCTGGTTTATTTGTTTTGAAAAATTTAATGATTGGCAGATTGAATATTTTTATCAAAAATGTTAGAATATAGTAACACACGTAACTAATTATTAAAAGGAGGATGAAATCATGTTAGATAAAATTATCGTAGATAAAATTAATAAACAGATTAATTTTGAATTTTATTCTGCTTATCTGTATTTGGATATTTCAAACTATTATGCAGACAGTAATTTAAACGGATTTGCAAACTGGTTCAAGATTCAGACCCAGGAGGAGCGGGATCATGCGTTGCTCTTTATGGATTATCTGTTAAACAACGGTGAAAAGGTAGTACTGGATGACATCAAGGCTCCTCATTATACGTATGAGGATTTCCGCCAGCCAACTGTGAATGCCTATGAGCACGAATTAAAGGTAACGGCTGCCATTCATGATATTTATGCAGCAGCTTATGATCTGAAAGACTTCCGTACCATGCAGTTCCTTGACTGGTTCGTAAAGGAGCAGAACGAGGAAGAGAAAAACACGGATGAGATTATAAAGAGATACGATTTATTTGGTAATGATGCCAAAGGACTCTATTTAATTGATTCTGAACTGGCGTCAAGAGTCTATACAGCACCGTCACTTGTTCTTTAAATAACTTAACATTATAGTACTTATATAAAAAGCGGTCTCTGTCATGATGCCAGGTAGTTTCATTCATGGCAGGGATGGCTTTTTCTTATTTGAATCAGGAGTATCTCTTATGAAAATACACATTAACTTCATACCCCAGGAGGAAGAAGAGGAAGTAGTTTTCAGGATACATGGTATGAAAAAGCATGTGACCCAGGCCATTGATATTCTTAATCCAGGGGAGAAGGAAGCTGGCTATCTTCTTTGTAAAAAAGAGGAAAAATTTTTTAAGATACTTGCAGGTGATATCCTTTACCTGGAGTCCATTGACCGTAAGGTTTTTGTATACACGGAAAAAGAGACCCTGGAGATATCGGAAAAGCTTTACGTTTTGGAAGAACAGCTTTCCGAGTGTTCCTTTATCCGTATCAGCAAGTCCATGCTGCTGAATTTTGATAAGATCTATTCTTTTTATCCCAAATTAAGTGGAAACTTAGAAGCCCTATTAGTAAATCAGGAAAAGGTGATCATATCAAGACGGTATGTGCCTGGATTAAAAAGAAAACTGGGAATGGGGGAAAAAGAATAATGCAGAGCAAAATCAAAAAGATATTTCAGCTTACTTCTATGGTATTTACCGTAATTGTCCTGATGCAGCTATTGCTTGGTAATGAGTTAAGCAGAACCATTCTCTATGAATATCTGGCTTGCTCCCTCCTGGCTGCCATGTTAAAGCATATATTTTTCAGAGGGATTATCTTCGAATTTTCCATATGGAGACAGCTTTTATATCTCTTTCTTGTATGGCTGTTTGTCATAACCTGTAATTTTCTGTTTCACTGGGGCATGTCAATGGCTTCTGTTTTTGCAAGTCCGGTGATGGTGATTACGATTTATCTTGTCTTACGCCTGTTCAACTATCAGCTTGAGAAAATGGAAGTGCGAAAGATGAATGAGCTGCTGAAAAAAAGGAGGGACAGTAAATAAGGTTTCAAACAGTACCGCTTAGGAGGGGATTTTGACCGCTTACGTCAAAGCATATTGCCTAATTCTTCGTTTGATACTATGGTAGGGGTACCAATAAAAGAAAGAAGGAATTGATATGTTTTTGATTGAAGTAATAAAAAGAACTCCCGCTATGGTATGGTTTATATTGGCCTTCCTCATTGTAAGAGGCTTAAATTCCTCCAGGGATGGAGAAGTCTCTTTGATAAGAATGGTAATCGTGCCCCTGGTTTTTATGATATGGGGACTGGAAAAGCTTTTTACCAGCTTTCATTATCTTTCCATTGCCCTGGTTTGCTATGTGATAGCAGCAGGTCTTGGAAGCATGCTGGGGTATGTCCTGTATAGCCGTTTTCGAAGGATATATAAAAAGGAAGGAGTGTTTTACCGCACAGGTTCCTACCTTCCACTGACAATCATATTGATTAACTTTTTTATGAAGTACATTCTGAATGTTGTTTTAGCAATTCAGCCGGATTTTCATGGAGACTTAACTTTTAATATCATGTATTCGGTGGTTTGCGGTGTTTCCGTTGGTCTGTTCATCGGGGGAATTTATCAGGTCATTGCAGGGTGCAGAACTTATGTGGAAAGCAGGGGTGCAGAGGTTTAGCTGAGTGTAAAAAGGGGGAAGCTGTTTGGCAAAACAAAGGGAGAAGGTAGAGTATCGATATTATGAAATTCCGGAGGGGGAAGCCGTACTGGCACTATTGGGAGAGGACTGGATCAGGGAATACGGAAAGCAGATTAAATTTCTCCATTTTCACAATTTATTAGAGATTGGATATTGTCACTGGGGAAGCGGAGAGGTTGTACTGGGACAGGAGCATATTCCTTTTTCCGGGGGATCATTTATGGTGGTTCCTCCCCGGCTTCCCCATACCACGAGCAGCGATCATGGGACAAAGGGATTTTGGGAATGGATGTATGTTGACCTGGATAAGCTGGTCTCTGACTTAAGTCAATATGATTCTATGATGAAGAAAACCATGTTAAAGCGAATCAAGAAAACCGGGTACCTGTTAACAGAAAAGGAGAATCCGGTTCTGGCGAAGCTGATACTTGGGATCATGGAGGAGGCACGGAATAAAAAGCCATACTATAAGGACAGCATAAGAGGACTTCTTGGTGCCTGTGTGGTGGAGTTTTTAAGGCTTTCCGATGATGAGGAGAAGATCATGAGATCCAGGTCCAACACCACCCTCATTGCCGGTGCTCTGGAATTTGTCTCAAACCACTACATGGAGGAAATCAGAATCAGCGATCTGGCAGATGCCTGCAGCATCAGTGAAAGCCATTTCCGCCGTGTGTTTGAGGAAGGGATGAACATGAAGCCAGTGGATTACATCAACTTAATCCGAATCCAGAATGCCTGTGAGCTGTTAAAAAGAACGGAAAAGAATATGGAAGAGGTATCGGCTCTATCTGGATTTGCCTCTATTTCCGCCTTTAACAGGAATTTTAGAAAAGTCATGAATATATCCCCTTATCAGTGGAAGAAATCTTCAGAAAATTATGAGAGCAGATTGCTGTACTGTAAGATCAGTGCACAAAAAGGCTGGGATTAAAAGCGCAAATGATTGAATTTGCGCTTTTTTTAATTGAATCTAAAAGCTTTATGAGCAAAAATATTGGTATAATATACCTAATAGTTACAAGTTGACAACATGAGCTTATTTTTACTGGATTGGAAATGAATGGGGGAATATGATTTGGACAAGCTAGAACTATACCGCCCGGAAGATTCCATTTACGTAGAAAAGGGAAATGGAACAAGGGTCAATTATTTTATTTTTGATGAATTTGAGATTCATGAGAATGTGATTTCTCCGAAATCTGCACAGGAGTGGCATATGCATCGGGCGATCGAGGAGGTACTTGTTGTTACCTCTGGAGAATTGACCGTCAGGTGGAAGGAGGAAGGAGGCATCTACCGGGAGACCGCATCTAAGGGTATGGTCATTCGTGTGGGTAATTCCGTTCATACCATTGAGAACCGAACCAATGAGGAGGCTGCCTTTCTGGTATTTCGTATGGTACCGGATGGGAAGGACAAACGAAATGTGATCAAGCATGATAAAGTGATTTTCCCCTGAATGTATTCAGGGTGCGGGTTGAAAAAGATGCTTGGATGAGATTCATCCGATCTTTGAAATTATATTAATTTAAAGGAGGAGTTTCGCTATGAAGAAAAAAATCGCATCTCTATTATTGGCAGGAGCTATGGTAGCATCCTTAACTGCCTGCGGCACAGGGGGTGGCAGCACTGGCACTACAGGGGATACAAAAGGGGAGGGAGCTAAGGCTTCCAATGAACTGACTGTCTGGTGCTGGGATCCAGCCTTTAACATCTATGCCATGAATGAGGCAGCCAAGGTTTACCAGAAGGACCACCCGGATTTCAAGCTTAATGTGGTGGAAACCCCATGGGCAGATGTTCAGACAAAACTGACCACAGCCGCCACCTCTGGAAATGAGGATTCTCTTCCTGATATCATTCTTCTTCAGGATAATGCCTTCCAGAAAAATGTAATCAGTTATCCGGATACATTCAAAGACTTAACAAGCAGCGGTATTGACTTTTCCAAATTTCCAAAAGCAAAAACGGCTTATTCAGTGGTAGAAGGAAAGAATTACGGTGTGCCATTTGACAATGGAGCTGTTGTTGCCTGCTACCGGACAGATGTTTTAAAAGAAGCAGGATACACAGTAGATGATTTTAAAGATATCACATGGAGCAAGTATCAGGAAATGGGAGAAAAGATTCTTGCTAAGACAGGCAAACCTCTCTTATCCTGTCAGGCTGGAGAATCCGACTTAATTGTGATGATGCTTCAATCTGCTGGCGGAAGTCTGTTTGATAAAGACGGAAAGCCCAGCATGGTTGGCAATGACAAACTTAAGAAAGTAATGGAAACCTATGCTTCTTTAGTAAAGAGCGGTGTTCTTGTGGAAGTCAATGACTGGGATCAGTATGTAGGAACCTTAACAAACAGTACGGTAGGCGGGACCATCAACGGATGCTGGATCATGGCAAGCATTCAGACCGCAGAAGACCAGTCCGGCAAGTGGGCAATCACCAATATGCCTAAATTAGAAGGGGTTGAAGGCGCTACCAATTATTCCAATAACGGCGGATCCAGCTGGGCAGTAACGTCTGCAAGCAAAAATCCGGAACTGGCCTATGATTTCTTAAGCAAGACCTTTGCAGGAAGCACAGAGCTTTATGAAACCATTCTTCCAAAGTCTGGAGCTATGGCAACATACCTTCCGGCAGCAGAGAGTAAAGTTTATGGAGAGCCTCAGAAATTCTTTGGAGATGCTCCGGTCTACTCTATGATTACTGATTTTGCTTCCAAGGTGCCATCCAATAATACGGGAGTTTACTACTATGAAGCACGTGATGCAGTGGCAACTGCCATTACAAAGGTAGTAGCAGGCGGAGACATCGACGCAGAGATCAAGAATGCAGAGGATACGGTTAATTTTGCAATGGGCAAGTAAGAGACGCTAGGAGGTGGCATTTCCAGTGATTCATTCTAAGAATAAGCTTTCATTGGGTCAGAAACAGAGCAGGGCAGGCTGGGCATTTTTAACTCCTGCGGTTCTTTTAATTGCAATCATGAGCTTTCTGCCCATGATTCAGGCCCTCTTCCTTTCGTTCCAGACAGGAATCGGCAACAAGATGAAATGGACGGGTGTGACCAATTACATCCGAATGTTCAAGGATCCGGTTTTTGTACAGGCGCTGAAAAACAATTTTATCTATCTGATTATTCAGGTGCCTGTTATGTTGATTTTAGCGCTGGTGCTGGCTTCCCTGTTAAATCATAAGGATCTTCGGTTTAAAGGGCTCTTCCGCACCGCCATATTTCTGCCATGTGCCACCTCACTGGTATCCTATGCTGTAATCTTCCGTTCCTTATTCGCTGTGGATGGCCTGGTGAACAATATCTTAATGAAATTGGGATTCCTGTCCACAGGCTATAACTTTTTAGGACATCCAAACAGTGCCAGAGTCGTAATCATTCTGGCACTGATCTGGAGATGGACTGGCTATAACATGGTATTTTACTTATCCGGCCTTCAAAATATTGAATATTCTGTTTATGAAGCGGCTAAAATCGATGGAGCATCCCCCATTCAGTCATTCTTTCGGATTACGGTGCCTCTTTTGCGGCCAACCATTCTTCTGACTGCAATCATGTCCACCAACGGAACTCTGCAGCTGTTTGATGAATCCGTGAACTTGACCAATGGCGGACCGGCAAACGCTACCATCACCATGTCACACTATATTTATAATGTTTCATTTAAGTATGTACCTAATTTCGGATATGCGGCATCCATGTCCTATCTGATTCTCTTTTTGGTGGCAGTGCTTGCATTCGTTCAGTTAAAGGTAGGTGATAAACGTGACTAAGGGAAAAAAGCTCTTCGCTTATACATTTTTAATCCTTGTTTCTTTAATTTCTGTATTTCCGCTTTACTGGATGATGGTGGCGGCCACCAACCGGAGCGTGGATGTCACCAGAGGGACGCTTGTTTTTGGCACGGCTCTCATGGATAACTGGATCAAGCTGTTTGGCTCCCAGAACGTAGGCACAGCACTTTTTAACTCCTTTAAATATTCCATTATCATGACAC
It encodes the following:
- a CDS encoding cyclic lactone autoinducer peptide: MKSKTNNTAKFMEKLARKSLELAAESRCMYIYHQPKMPAELKQFKK
- a CDS encoding undecaprenyl diphosphate synthase family protein: MRIPKHIGIIPDGNRRWALEQGMKKEDGYDNGISPGMDLYYICKDMGIEEMTFYGFTADNTKRPTTQREAFSEACIKAVERLSKEDAELLVLGKTSSAMFPERLKPYTTRSRFGEGGMKINFLINYSWEWDLGLQDGAIGPQLKTSDVSRIDLVIRWGGRRRLSGFLPVQSVYSDMYIVDDYWPDFRPQHIYDAVEWYSRQDVTLGG
- a CDS encoding SLC13 family permease; translated protein: MIQQELPMDKHPGNHLVQTWIKIKQYVTSNVIFSVSLFAAIISSFFQLPRWEYIDFKVIVCLFELMIVVDAFDQFHFLQYIATKVCKSCKTERALTMALCLTSFLVSMLLTNDVTLLAIVPILIIISKKSSYDIVIPCVLVTIAANLGSSMTPFGNPQNLFLFSFYKMSTKTFLGFSLPLCILSLVLLVLLGFIVKSKKIQFEMEDVRIQNKKGMGFYSLLLILVILSVFNLIPYLAVFPIVILSTLITNKKLLKQANYQLIFTFVFIFVAVGNVSHIPQLNQYLSDLVHTPKATYIYSLLLSQFISNVPATIAIAPFSSHAKALYYGVNIGGLGTPVASLASIIAYSLYSSQYGENKAKFLIHFTVLNFSCLAVLGIAGFLMI
- a CDS encoding ECF transporter S component, whose product is MKSMGTKKIVYGAFMASLITVATMVIHIPSAFNGYIHLGDGLVLISGILLGPMTGGISAGIGSMMADFLSGYAFYAPATLIIKALASFFSGYLYQRLIKRSGIVSFRLVPFISSGLTCSTIVTGGYFLFECVVYGKSAALLNIPLNLVQNSFSLLIAGTLLPFLLRRNELRSLVLKKDYEE
- a CDS encoding MarR family winged helix-turn-helix transcriptional regulator is translated as MKKEWTEEDHCPYCKRHCSLKDPHCGKGKSLAKSITVKKDSMKAKAVKAIDKEELKKLQSDLKLFVLYEKANECLMKKADGKNKGKKLKGYILNILAENNGISPTELKESSGLLKEELKRVLEKLSNRKEISIQDSKENGKKILLTEKGREAVNLQLYGLENGSDELFSVLGEEEKENLEIILRKLIGSVE
- a CDS encoding protein translocase subunit SecDF — encoded protein: MKPGKKMLTGILVALAALCALAVFGLGSDVKGILDMRYGIDIRGGVEAIFEPQDLNRKPTEAELQTAREIIETRMDNQNISDREVTVDKNAGYIIVQFPWKSGETNFNPEDAIAELGEMAELTFRDPDGKVLIQGKNVKTAAPETVTNNGIKAYEVALSFDQEGAKLFEDATGNLIGKRMSIYMDNDLISSPTVQTKISGGQAVITGMKDYNEAKSLAEKINAGALPFSLATSNFSTISPALGNNALNIMIYAGIAAFFIICVFMIGFYKLPGVTACITLFMQMIIQMLAISIPQYTLTLPGIAGIILTLGMTVDTNIITSERISDELKKGASIKGAVTYGYKNAFSSVFDGNVTAAIIAAILMALGSGTMLSFGYTLMIGMIVNLFVGIWVSKHLLLSFIENKKFNDMKHFRVRKDIKTIPFYQKKYIFAIISGVITIAGIAGCFTKGIALDTQFTGGAVLSYSVSNEADTEKIQAAVEKETNRPVTVQIKEDNMTGLKRLSVTFAGNAGMSPDEQKAITEAINTTSDKVDAKLSETYVVEPYIGAKALRNAGLAIGLALLFIIVYVWVRFSAISGLPAGITAMIALFHDTMVVFFAFVLFGIPLNDAFVAVVLTIIGYSINDTIVIYDRIRENKKNDSKMSVVDLVNISTSQTLGRSINTSMATAICVVVIMVASMYFQIESIIEFSLPMLFGVITGCYSSICVAGTLWAMWEKKKEK
- a CDS encoding ferritin produces the protein MLDKIIVDKINKQINFEFYSAYLYLDISNYYADSNLNGFANWFKIQTQEERDHALLFMDYLLNNGEKVVLDDIKAPHYTYEDFRQPTVNAYEHELKVTAAIHDIYAAAYDLKDFRTMQFLDWFVKEQNEEEKNTDEIIKRYDLFGNDAKGLYLIDSELASRVYTAPSLVL